From Fusarium oxysporum f. sp. lycopersici 4287 chromosome 10, whole genome shotgun sequence:
TTAACAATAATGGCAGACAGAGGAACCTGCTTTTATCACCGGTTTGCCGCGACTCTGAAGAGTCTGATAGTCCAGGTAGAAGAATCGCAGCATAAGCAGCATTCTCATGCTCTATGCTTATCCAGAGCCCTTGTTTCTGGTCGTCTGGAAGGTCACTCTGATCGCCGCGTGGAGCTTCGAGGTCGAAATCAGCAGCGTCCTCACCCAAAAACGTACTGGCATGAAACCATTCGATTCGGACACCCTTGAGAGCACCAACTTGGCCGAAAGATGTATCTGCTGCCTCCAAACTGAGTTGAATGCCACGAACTACATCACCGACAAGGGTATCACGAAGGCGGCTGGCGATAACTTGGAGCCGTTGACTGGTGAGACGTGATTTCCCAATGTGCATGGGGGAAACACGATGAGTGGAGAAAGTCGTGTTGAAGAAGGGCGGAACTGCTTCATCGTTGGTGGTTTCAGAGGTGGTATTGAGCGACTGCGTCGGAGATTGCTGAACCTCTGCAGACGCAACGCCTTGAGCACTCAGGCGCGCCATCTTTGCGACCAGTGCAGTATTTTCTCAGTGCTTGATGCCTTTCTGCTTTGAGTGTCTGGAACGATTGTTGGCTTGCTGCTATTGTTCTGGCTTGAATGTGGGGTCTAGAAAGTGTATCGCAAGGTCAGACGCGTCTTGTGGGAGCACTTTTGTTGAAAGAAACTGACAAAGAATGAGGAGAATTGAACCATGAGCTTTTTTACGTAGTTCTTCAAGTCACAGCCTCCCAATGTCACCACATTTACCTCATGGCAGAGAAATCCTTGCAAGATCGGTACCTGAGGATGAAAGTTGGTGCATTTGGCTCGAAAGAACGATCGCGTTCATCTGATGACTAAGCTCGAAGATGCTGAAATGATGAGGGACGCAAGTGAGGAATGATCACATCTTCCTTCCTTGCAATTTAACTCACCGTTCCCCGTTCATTTTATCATCGAAGAGTACAAATGGAGGCAGACTCAATTTTCCATGAATGCTTTCTGATCGCCCTCATAGATGAGATATTCACGATTTCTCACCCTTGCGGTTCTGGGGGTTATGCTTCACTGAGAGATAAGGGAGCTATCACCTGTGCCCCTCCTGAATCGCCCCTGAATGTGCACTGGCTTTGTCTGCTTTAGAACAAGGTCTCTCACACTTCAATGTGGATTGTGGACTTGTATTACGATCTTGGTCGTCCCGAAATAGTGGTCGCATTGTTCAGCAGCCATGCTAAACAGAAGACAACATGTGGTCAATAAGCGCCTTTAATATTGATGTTAGGTAATTGAGATGCCTTGACTTGTGCTCCCATACCATTATAGCTCAATAAGTTTGTTCGATCGACCAACACTGGCCCAGCCACTCGGACTCCAAACAAAGAAAACGACAGATACCAGTGATCCTCATGGTATCCGGGTTTCGAAACTCCAATTGCCCGTGCATCCAATGCGGCCTATGGAGTGGATTGAAAAGACAAAGGAGTGCCCTCAAGAAACTCCAGGAGCGCCATTGCTAGGGTCTGGCAGATGGATCTGGACACAAACATGGCGTTAAATTAGTGAGTAGAATGGACACTCACACACGGTACTGGATGATCTGAGCTATCCAGAGGTGTAAGTGCCCAGGTGgttttgttttctttgtcCCTCCGAGGTCTATCTATTGTGGGCTAAGGCATCCGATCACACTCTTCGGATGTCCATATCAATCAGGCTGCTTATAAGTCTGATAAAGGTACTTGGGAGAGATGCTGCGACTACTCGAGACTACCGATATTATTCTTTGGGAACTCTTCCTGAGCTTTTTCGTCTGTGGAAAGTCTGAAGACGATCTCGAGAAGTCTTTCACTATTCATTAGCTCTTTAAATGAGTCAATTCCCTTCCCAAGGCAACAGTTGATCCATGAACCAGCTCTCAACAAGGGAGCTTTGCATATCACAATGACCGACGAGTGCCAGGAACCCACAGAATACGAATACTCGAACTACCATGTCAAGTGGCTCGGGAAAAACTACAAGCTAGGCGATCCAACGCATGGATCGATCCTGGATTCGGATCTCGAAGACTTTGCTAGGGATGAGCATCTTCGTGCGAAGGAAGCAATGCACAGCCAATCTCTGAGAAGTGCCCGCGCCCTTTGTGCATTTCATGGTTATGGAAGAAACTCTGTGTGGCCACCAGTTGACCCGGGAAGGCCTACCGAAGAGCTTTTGGAAGAATTTAGGCATGTCAACCAGGTCGTTCAATCGGAATGGTCGAGATTGATTGAACTCGTAGTCGGCAAAGAGCGAGAGATCCAGGAGATCATCATAAACCTCACTGATGGAAAAATCAGAGACCAAAATGGGAAGATTCTATGCATTCAAGACTGCCTAGAGAACAGCTGGGAAGAGACCAGAAACGCATTCAATGCCCAGTACACCAAAAGTCGTTCAGAGTCAAGACCCGTGCACATGGAGAGTGATTTTAGCCTAGATCCTGAAGGCCATATCAACCCCAACCATTCAAGTGATCTCGACGAGTTTGCCCATGAATATCTCCGCAACGTCAGAGTCAACTTCCACTGGAAAAACAACGGTATACCGAGGATGCTCGAGGAAAAGAGACAGTACCCAATCTATCGCAGTACAGCCAACTATCACGACGACAGGGAGGCTATGGAAGATGCTATCATGGACGATGTCAAGTTCCGAAATTTGAGGAAACCCAGTCCAGACCCTGCAGCAGACGCCTCTGAACAAGCCGGGTGTAACTTCGAAGTAGACGATGCACTGCGAAAGCAAAGAGCTCATTTCTTGGTCCCGCACATCAACAAGGAGGATCTTTCTATCCCGCTCAATATGCTCATGTTCATCCACTATCGGGCCCGACTTCACCCCATTGAGTTTGCTTTCCAAGATAACAATAGCATGCACCTAGGAAAGCAGTCCCACATTTTGTCAGGCGCTTGCGATCCTTCGTTTTATGTCATGTTTGTCCCGGTAAAAGACCATGAGTACGAAAATCAATACCAAAGAGCTTGGTGTGAACCCAAAATCTTGTCCAAGCACTCACCCGAGATGGATGAAGACAGGTTTGAGGACTTGCAATCCGCCGGACGGATTTTCGGTAGCATGGAAGCATGGCTTATACTACAGTCCCAAGCAATTACATACCTTTTCTTGGCTACTTTCTGCAAACAGATGCTAGATCTGGCAAAGCATGAGCTGATCACCGGCCATACTAGCAGACTCAACAAAAAGGAGATTCTGGAAATTGAGATTTCAGCAGGAcaaaagatcaagatgctgaaagaaaagaaaggaacCGAAACAATGCAAGACATCGCATCGATTCGACAATATGAGCCAAATTGCACTGGGGTCAACCTACAGAGGTATCgcaccaagctcaaggaaaaAAGTGCAGCGGCTGAAGACCACATCAAGAATCTTTTTGACAAACCCTGCCTATCTAGTCAAATACATCGTGGAACAAAAGGATCATCATTGGACTAATATTGTCGAAGACTCAACCTATCTGCCGAATGAGTACTCTCAGAACTACCATGACGCAATTTTGCGTAAAGTACTATATCGAAGTTGCATGAGAAGTGTACTTAGAAGAGCCTTTTTCGAGTTCTTCATTTGGGATGCCGTTACAAATGCCTTGGAAGATTTTGAAACCTTCGAACGGGAGACACGCAAAGAACCACCCAAGATGGAAGAATTCGGATACTGCAGGAGGACAGCTGCACCTAGGCCTCATGTTTCTGAAGAACTTGATACCTATACAGCGAAATACCGTCAACTTCAGGAGTTGATCCGGCACGCCGCggctttcttcatcttcgaaTTCCGTAAAGAAGCAATTCATGCCGCGTCTGAGCCCATGCGTAACACCTACCTTACCACTAGAAGGCCAGAGTACAGGCAGGACTGGTTGATCAGAGAGTACTATGACAGCGAAGATATTATGCTTGACTTCCAAGAAGAGGCTTTGCACAGTGGCCGAGGGGAAAAATATCGTATCGTGGCTGAGCTTATTGAGAACTTCATTTCGAATAAGCATTCCTCTATGTAAGTCGGCATCCGGAAGACTACAGATAAAGTAAAGAGGCATCTCNNNNNNNNNNNNNNNNNNNNNNNNNNNNNNNNNNNNNNNNNNNNNNNNNNNNNNNNNNNNNNNNNNNNNNNNNNNNNNNNNNNNNNNNNNNNNNNNNNNNNNNNNNNNNNNNNNNNNNNN
This genomic window contains:
- a CDS encoding hypothetical protein (At least one base has a quality score < 10) encodes the protein MRNTYLTTRRPEYRQDWLIREYYDSEDIMLDFQEEALHSGRGEKYRIVAELIENFISNKHSSM
- a CDS encoding hypothetical protein (At least one base has a quality score < 10) gives rise to the protein MTDECQEPTEYEYSNYHVKWLGKNYKLGDPTHGSILDSDLEDFARDEHLRAKEAMHSQSLRSARALCAFHGYGRNSVWPPVDPGRPTEELLEEFRHVNQVVQSEWSRLIELVVGKEREIQEIIINLTDGKIRDQNGKILCIQDCLENSWEETRNAFNAQYTKSRSESRPVHMESDFSLDPEGHINPNHSSDLDEFAHEYLRNVRVNFHWKNNGIPRMLEEKRQYPIYRSTANYHDDREAMEDAIMDDVKFRNLRKPSPDPAADASEQAGCNFEVDDALRKQRAHFLVPHINKEDLSIPLNMLMFIHYRARLHPIEFAFQDNNSMHLGKQSHILSGACDPSFYVMFVPVKDHEYENQYQRAWCEPKILSKHSPEMDEDRFEDLQSAGRIFGSMEAWLILQSQAITYLFLATFCKQMLDLAKHELITGHTSRLNKKEILEIEISAGQKIKMLKEKKGTETMQDIASIRQYEPNCTGVNLQRYRTKLKEKSAAAEDHIKNLFDKPCLSSQIHRGTKGSSLD